The following proteins are co-located in the Fusarium verticillioides 7600 chromosome 7, whole genome shotgun sequence genome:
- a CDS encoding alpha 1,2-mannosyltransferase — translation MRFGSPPMSVQRSRLYTRTLVLVLVTVRLLVYLRPANLFSEARCNAFNFRSGNCRSESSVASHGEIENALLKQTPNPPPYHSLRVNATFVTLARNSDVWSIAKSIRQVEDRFNRKYGYDWVFLNEKPFDATFKRVTSALVSGKTYYGLIPPENWSFPDWIDQDKAKKVREDMAERKIIYGDSVSYRHMCRFESGFFFRQPLMMNYDYYWRVEPDIQLYCDVDYDPFRFMMETKKKYSFVLSLPEYIETIPPLGHYEAILREQSWPSKPTQLHGLFE, via the exons ATGCGCTTTGGATCTCCGCCTATGTCTGTCCAAAGATCCAGGCTGTACACAAGAACACTCGTTCTTGTATTAGTG ACAGTAAGATTACTAGTATATCTACGCCCCGCGAACCTATTCTCAGAAGCTCGGTGTAATGCCTTCAATTTCAGGTCTGGGAATTGTCGTTCTGAGTCGTCCGTCGCATCCCACGGCGAGATAGAAAATGCTTTGTTGAAGCAAACACCGAACCCGCCGCCATACCACTCTTTACGCGTGAACGCTACATTTGTCACCCTTGCGCGGAACAGCGATGTCTGGAGCATAGCCAAGTCGATACGACAAGTTGAAGATCGTTTCAATAGAAAGTACGGATATGATTGGGTGTTCTTGAACGAGAAGCCCTTCGATGCGACCTTTAAAAGAGTCACCAGCGCCCTTGTATCCGGCAAAACTTATTACGGCCTGATCCCGCCAGAGAACTGGTCCTTTCCTGATTGGATTGACCAGGATAAAGCGAAGAAAGTCCGGGAGGATATGGCCGAGAGGAAAATCATCTACGGAGACTCTGTGAGCTACCGTCATATGTGCAGGTTTGAATCAGGCTTCTTTTTCCGACAACCTCTCATGATGAACTATGATTACTACTGGCGGGTAGAACCAGACATTCAACTCTATTGCGATGTTGATTACGACCCTTTCAGATTCATGATggaaaccaagaagaagtacaGCTTTGTGTTGAGTCTTCCTGAGTATATCGAGACGATTCCACCTTTGGGACACTACGAAGCAATTCTTCGAGAGCAATCCTGGCCATCTAAGCCCACACAACTCCATGGACTTTTTGAGTGA
- a CDS encoding hypothetical protein (At least one base has a quality score < 10), with product MDFSYISDLSSSSGIGIAAFCLLSSWGFITTFLAWYRPSHVPGPWFAGLSYIWIGRTAYSGKQHHVFVALDEKYGSLVRIGPEVLLTSDVELVKRMSATKSSYGKSSWVDGVRFNPYHETMFAVRDPRQHDRAKARLAPAYSGRDTPNLEGAVDQQVNNLISLIRRRYLSEPAAGVFRTLPLLNVLSYFTLDVISKVALGTEFGCCTSDSDPYRFYEGLDEHMPLMALTSDVPWIRAIMYSTTFLKYFGPRETDDHGIGPLMKVTNDNVRQRYSQDQTEKTDMLSSFKVHGLSEGNAQSETLFMFVAGSDTTASAIRMTLFYLMSSPRVYRKLKEEIRDAIRDGRASSPITAAQARELPYLQAVIYEGLRMRPVTTGQQAKEVPAGGDTINGYFIPGGTSIAINFSAILGSKALFGPDADVFRPERFIGLSASDLAEMRRNVEMNFGHGRWMCAGKPLAFMELQKVYFELLRAFDFQLTEPLSPMRSESYALFRDFGLKVRATAAEDMEQLSE from the exons ATGGACTTCTCTTATATATCAGATCTCTCAAGTTCCAGTGGCATCGGCATAGCGGCCTTCTGCTTACTATCATCATGGGGGTTCATCACAACCTTTCTAGCATGGTATCGCCCCTCGCACGTCCCAGGCCCCTGGTTCGCAGGACTCAGCTACATATGGATCGGCCGGACTGCCTACAGTGGCAAACAGCATCACGTATTCGTCGCTCTCGACGAGAAATACGGCTCACTCGTCAGAATCGGGCCAGAGGTTCTGCTCACTTCAGATGTTGAGCTGGTCAAACGCATGTCGGCGACAAAGAGCTCTTATGGCAAGTCCTCTTGGGTTGATGGCGTGCGTTTCAATCCGTATCACGAGACTATGTTTGCGGTGAGAGATCCACGACAGCATGATCGTGCGAAAGCAAGGCTTGCGCCCGCGTATAGTGGTCGTGACACGCCTAATCTCGAGGGCGCTGTCGATCAGCAGGTCAATAACCTCATATCCTTGATTCGCCGCCGATATCTCTCAGAGCCTGCGGCTGGTGTCTTTCGTACACTGCCACTCCTCAACGTCTTGTCGTACTTCACCCTTGATGTCATTTCCAAAGTGGCGCTTGGCACAGAGTTTGGTTGCTGCACTTCTGACTCGGATCCGTATAGATTCTATGAGGGGTTGGATGAGCACATGCCTTTGATGGCGCTGACGAGTGATGTTCCGTGGATCCGAGCCATCATGTACTCAACCACATTCCTTAAATACTTTGGGCCACGCGAGACTGACGATCACGGAATTGGCCCACTGATGAA GGTTACGAATGATAATGTCCGACAGCGTTACAGTCAAGATCAAACAGAAAAGACAGATATGCTA AGCTCTTTCAAAGTCCACGGGCTATCAGAAGGTAACGCCCAATCTGAGACACTCTTCATGTTTGTCGCAGGTTCAGACACCACAGCATCCGCAATCCGGATGACCCTCTTCTACCTCATGTCATCTCCCCGCGTTTACCGtaagctcaaggaagaaaTTCGAGATGCTATACGTGATGGAAGAGCGTCCAGTCCAATTACTGCTGCTCAAGCACGCGAGTTGCCTTATCTACAA GCAGTCATTTATGAAGGCCTTCGCATGCGCCCAGTGACAACAGGACAGCAAGCCAAAGAGGTCCCAGCTGGAGGCGACACCATCAACGGGTACTTCATCCCAGGTGGCacatccatcgccatcaacttcTCGGCTATTCTAGGTTCAAAAGCCCTCTTTGGCCCAGACGCCGATGTTTTCCGACCAGAGCGTTTCATCGGCCTTTCAGCCTCCGATCTCGCTGAGATGCGCCGCAACGTTGAGATGAACTTTGGTCATGGCCGATGGATGTGTGCCGGAAAACCATTGGCGTTTATGGAGCTGCAAAAAGTGTATTTTGAG TTGTTACGCGCATTTGACTTTCAACTTACAGAACCTCTGAGTCCGATGCGATCCGAGAGCTATGCGTTGTTTCGCGATTTTGGGCTCAAGGTGCGTGCTACAGCGGCAGAAGACATGGAACAATTATCGGAGTAA